The following proteins are encoded in a genomic region of Burkholderia gladioli:
- a CDS encoding PAAR domain-containing protein: MNLIRVGDDTDHGGKVETGSQTMQYDGRCVARRGDLVSCPKHPEVSPNLIEEGDTSLTDAGVPIARHAGAVSRRASSS, translated from the coding sequence ATTAATCTAATCCGCGTCGGCGACGACACCGACCACGGCGGCAAAGTGGAAACCGGCTCGCAGACGATGCAATACGACGGCCGGTGCGTCGCCCGCAGGGGAGACCTCGTTTCCTGCCCGAAGCATCCCGAGGTGTCACCCAATCTCATCGAAGAGGGCGACACGTCGTTGACAGACGCAGGCGTGCCGATCGCGCGACATGCGGGCGCCGTCTCTCGTCGAGCCTCATCTAGCTGA